A region of Thermovibrio ammonificans HB-1 DNA encodes the following proteins:
- a CDS encoding DEAD/DEAH box helicase: MEFSFSQLDERIQKSLEEMGFVEPTPIQKEAIPLALEGHDLVGQAQTGTGKTAAFGIPLVSGISPRERGVKAIVLTPTRELAIQVAHELSLIGKNKGVSAFPIYGGVSIERQINALKRGRHQIIVGTPGRVKDLINRGVLRLDRVRYAVLDEADQMLDMGFIEDIEEILSKTPKEKQTLLFSATMPYEIRRLIGRYLKPDYKNVKVGKQLITPKVKQRIILVRSEDKIKALEKLLKEHEGVSTIVFVKTKRDAADIEKELQRRGINARAIHGDLSQRQREFVMRAFREGKVKVLVATDVAARGIDIKDVGLVINYELPENPESYVHRIGRTGRAGREGLAISLVAEPEKRRLYRIKGLKGVRPERFRVNTVKELKKELLEADANSLPPYVKRLASELLSERSPEELVAVLLSKLLSR, from the coding sequence ATGGAGTTTTCTTTCTCACAGCTTGACGAGCGTATTCAGAAATCGCTTGAGGAGATGGGATTTGTTGAGCCCACGCCTATCCAGAAAGAGGCTATTCCCCTTGCCCTTGAGGGTCACGACCTTGTAGGGCAGGCCCAAACCGGAACCGGCAAAACTGCGGCCTTCGGTATCCCTCTGGTTTCCGGTATAAGTCCCCGGGAGCGCGGCGTTAAGGCAATAGTTCTCACTCCTACCAGGGAGCTTGCAATTCAGGTGGCCCACGAGCTCTCCCTTATAGGGAAGAACAAGGGAGTTTCGGCCTTTCCCATCTACGGGGGCGTTTCCATAGAGAGGCAGATAAACGCGCTTAAGAGGGGGCGCCACCAGATAATCGTGGGCACTCCGGGCAGGGTGAAAGACCTTATAAACAGGGGAGTTCTCCGCCTCGACAGGGTCCGTTACGCCGTGTTGGACGAGGCAGACCAGATGCTCGACATGGGCTTCATAGAAGATATCGAGGAGATACTCTCTAAAACTCCCAAGGAGAAACAGACCCTTCTCTTCTCCGCTACCATGCCCTACGAGATAAGGCGCCTTATCGGCAGGTACCTAAAACCCGACTACAAGAACGTGAAAGTTGGCAAGCAGCTCATAACGCCGAAAGTTAAGCAGAGGATAATCCTTGTAAGGAGTGAGGATAAGATAAAGGCCCTTGAGAAGCTCCTGAAAGAGCACGAGGGCGTATCTACAATAGTCTTTGTTAAAACCAAGAGGGATGCTGCCGATATTGAAAAGGAGCTTCAACGCCGCGGAATTAACGCCAGGGCCATTCACGGTGACCTCTCTCAGAGGCAGAGAGAGTTCGTTATGCGCGCCTTTAGGGAGGGGAAGGTGAAGGTTTTGGTTGCCACCGACGTTGCCGCCCGGGGTATAGACATAAAAGACGTTGGGCTCGTTATAAACTACGAGCTTCCCGAGAACCCCGAGAGCTACGTCCACCGTATAGGCAGAACCGGAAGGGCCGGAAGGGAAGGGCTTGCCATCAGCCTTGTTGCCGAGCCCGAAAAGAGGCGCCTTTACAGGATAAAGGGTCTTAAAGGAGTAAGGCCCGAACGTTTCAGGGTTAACACGGTAAAGGAGCTGAAGAAAGAGCTCCTTGAGGCCGATGCAAACTCCCTTCCCCCTTACGTTAAGCGTTTGGCATCGGAGCTTCTGAGCGAGCGCTCTCCAGAGGAGCTCGTTGCCGTTTTACTATCTAAACTGCTGAGCAGGTAG
- a CDS encoding HD-GYP domain-containing protein — protein sequence MNGETVNLSKFLLAVSSINSLADPVLNDHNYRVAFIAYTVAREVTYSPSFIHNVLVSGLLHDIGLLLTSYEDAKLVKDLEDPELGVKIHAHAEVGYRLLKEFPILKAEAIAVRYHHIPYRDFVEQQDKFIPFASLIIHLADRIDVFVSARVNRESPFSSIPHLLSPLEEYLLKQRGTLLDPALVDIFLGKVAPKEAFWYHLLSQEALKRDLERLLVSFSSRMPVEFFYQLSQLFAYLIDFKSPFTATHSSGVAQTAVSLASFFNFTSPDLRKMRVAGLLHDVGKVAIPREILEKPGRLTEEEFSIMKSHVFYTFKILEELDACRNVLEWASYHHETLDGNGYPFKLAAKDLSLGSRIMAVADIFTALMEDRPYKKGLPVQTAFEILEQLSSQRKIDVRVYRVLRKNYEMIEKQRSTAQQRARELYNKLKSISSEELQSF from the coding sequence GTGAATGGGGAGACGGTAAACCTCTCGAAGTTTCTGCTGGCGGTATCCTCCATAAACAGTTTGGCCGACCCCGTTTTAAACGACCACAACTACAGGGTGGCTTTCATAGCCTACACCGTCGCAAGGGAGGTTACCTACTCCCCCTCCTTCATTCACAACGTTTTAGTTTCCGGGCTGCTGCACGACATAGGCCTGCTTCTAACCTCTTATGAAGACGCCAAGCTCGTTAAAGACCTTGAAGACCCGGAGCTCGGAGTCAAGATTCACGCCCACGCCGAGGTTGGCTACAGGCTGCTTAAAGAGTTTCCAATTCTCAAGGCCGAGGCCATAGCGGTCCGCTACCACCACATCCCCTACAGGGATTTCGTTGAGCAGCAGGACAAGTTCATCCCGTTTGCCTCCCTCATTATCCACCTTGCCGACAGGATAGACGTTTTCGTCAGCGCCCGTGTGAACAGAGAATCTCCGTTCTCGTCCATCCCACACCTTCTCTCCCCCCTTGAAGAGTACCTGCTAAAACAAAGGGGAACGCTCCTTGACCCTGCCCTTGTGGACATATTCCTGGGTAAGGTGGCGCCGAAGGAGGCCTTCTGGTACCACCTGTTGAGTCAGGAGGCGCTAAAGCGGGACCTTGAGAGGCTTCTCGTCTCCTTTTCCTCCCGGATGCCCGTTGAGTTCTTCTACCAGCTCTCCCAGCTCTTTGCCTACCTGATAGATTTTAAGAGCCCCTTTACCGCCACCCACTCCTCAGGGGTTGCCCAAACGGCGGTTTCGCTTGCCTCCTTCTTTAACTTCACCTCCCCCGACCTCAGGAAGATGCGGGTTGCGGGCCTCCTTCACGACGTAGGAAAGGTTGCCATTCCCCGGGAGATTCTCGAAAAGCCCGGTAGGCTCACCGAAGAGGAGTTCTCCATTATGAAGTCCCACGTTTTCTATACTTTTAAAATCCTCGAGGAGCTGGACGCCTGCAGGAACGTCCTCGAGTGGGCTTCCTACCACCACGAGACCCTCGACGGCAACGGTTATCCTTTCAAGCTGGCCGCCAAAGACCTCTCACTCGGCTCCCGGATAATGGCCGTTGCGGATATCTTTACCGCCCTTATGGAGGACAGGCCCTATAAGAAGGGGTTACCCGTTCAGACGGCCTTTGAGATTCTCGAGCAGCTGAGCTCCCAGAGGAAGATAGATGTGAGGGTTTACAGGGTTCTTAGGAAGAACTACGAGATGATAGAGAAGCAGAGGAGCACGGCCCAGCAGCGGGCCAGGGAGCTTTACAACAAGCTGAAGTCTATATCGTCTGAGGAGCTCCAATCCTTCTGA
- a CDS encoding acetyl-CoA carboxylase carboxyltransferase subunit alpha: protein MGGVYEFENKVEKLRKKIEELKKLGKHDPTVIEEIEKKFLKKIEEFYSSLSAWDRVQIARHPNRPHAIDYIKSVFSDFVELHGDRHCGDGKAIIAGFAKFKGEPVCVIGQEKGRDTKEKIERNFGMPLPEDYRKALRVMKLADKFKRPIITLVDTPGAFPGIEAEEHGQSEAIARNLLEMAKLKVPVISVVIGEGGSGGALAISVANRLLMFENSIYSVISPEGCAAILWQSQEKVKEAAEALKLTAEELLKLGIVDEVIPEPLEGAHRDWETTFKNFEEAVERHLKELQRMSPEELVEDRYRKFRRIGAPQTI from the coding sequence ATGGGAGGAGTTTACGAGTTTGAAAACAAGGTTGAGAAACTGCGCAAAAAAATAGAGGAACTGAAAAAGTTGGGAAAGCACGACCCTACCGTAATAGAGGAGATAGAGAAGAAGTTCCTCAAGAAGATTGAGGAGTTCTACAGCTCGCTGTCGGCGTGGGATAGGGTGCAGATTGCCCGCCACCCGAACCGCCCCCACGCAATCGACTACATAAAGAGCGTTTTCAGCGACTTCGTAGAGCTCCACGGCGACCGCCACTGCGGAGACGGCAAAGCGATAATAGCCGGATTCGCCAAGTTTAAAGGGGAGCCCGTCTGCGTAATCGGCCAGGAGAAGGGCCGGGACACCAAGGAGAAAATAGAGCGGAACTTCGGAATGCCCCTTCCGGAGGACTACAGAAAGGCCCTCAGAGTGATGAAACTGGCCGACAAGTTTAAAAGACCGATAATCACACTGGTAGATACCCCCGGGGCGTTTCCCGGAATAGAGGCCGAAGAGCACGGCCAGTCGGAGGCGATAGCCCGCAATCTCCTCGAGATGGCCAAACTCAAAGTTCCCGTAATCAGCGTTGTTATAGGAGAGGGCGGCAGCGGGGGAGCGCTTGCAATAAGCGTTGCCAACAGGCTGCTGATGTTCGAAAACTCAATCTACTCGGTAATCTCCCCCGAAGGGTGTGCCGCAATCCTTTGGCAGTCTCAGGAGAAGGTAAAAGAGGCGGCAGAGGCCCTGAAACTGACCGCCGAGGAGCTTTTAAAACTCGGCATAGTAGATGAGGTCATACCGGAACCCCTCGAAGGGGCCCACAGGGATTGGGAGACAACCTTTAAAAACTTTGAAGAGGCCGTTGAGCGCCACCTGAAAGAGCTACAGAGGATGTCGCCGGAAGAGCTCGTGGAAGACAGGTACAGGAAGTTCAGAAGGATTGGAGCTCCTCAGACGATATAG
- the dnaE gene encoding DNA polymerase III subunit alpha, whose product MVRKGDFVHLHLHSQYSILDGAIKVKDLVKKAKELGMPAVAITDHGNMFASYELYKACKEEGIKPIIGQEFYIAKGSRFDRKKGGEGEKGSYHLILLAKNDKGLKNLMKLSTIGFTEGFYYKPRIDKEVLEKYSEGLIALSACIQGEVPLLYLMGKEEEARRAAQWYKELFGEDFYLELQYHGIPEQKKANEFLIKLAKELDIELVATNDAHYLNKEDWEAHDVLLCLQTGKKLSDEKRMRFPSREFYVKDAQEMLEVFKEVPQAVFNTLKIAEKVEERLETFENKGYLLPKYEVPEGHTYDSFLRKLAEEGLERRFKEQGITDGEKKQVYYERLNHELKIINDMGFPGYFLIVWDFINWAKRNGIPVGPGRGSAAGSLVAYAIGITDIDPIRFNLLFERFLNPERVTMPDIDVDICQDGRDRVIQYVREKYGEDKVCQIITFGTMKTKMVIRDVGRVLGIPPKEVDKLAKLIPDDAKSVEDAVERAPEIRELAEKDETIARLIKIAKRLQGLARQTGVHAAGVVIAPETLTDYIPLAKSKDGDITTQYDMGQVEALGLLKMDFLGLKTLTIIDRTIKLIKERHGVEIVPTKLPLDDPETFKLLQSGNTVGVFQLESRGMRNLMKRLKPSVFEDIIALVALYRPGPLNSGMAESYIRRKHGQEEVDYIFPELEPVLKETYGLFIYQEQIMQIANILAGYSLGEADLLRRAMGKKKKEIMEEQRSIFVSRAVERGYPREKIEKLFDDIAKFAEYGFNKSHSAAYGFLAYVTAYLKAHYPKELFATMMSIDFDKTDEIVKFIKDCKENGINVLPPDINRSGAYFEIEGEAIRFGLAGIKGVGEKAALHIEEVRKEGGEFKDLFDFCRRVDLKVVNRKVIEALIKAGAFDSTGINRASNLAALDRAMNAAQSIQKSQSKGLLSLFGEAESIVQVEFPEVEEWPERVKLEYERQAIGFYLSGHPLLEFKEIVTLAFDSTAEKEEWKDGQELTLAGAITDVKLRRTQRGDLWATVELTDLDGSTSVLVFPSVFKEAGEHLTEGNIVVVKGSVREEEESKSVIAKEIVPLNREIVDKITEVSIKLKGEEITEELLKELHTFIQNHSSPDGKPVVVEAELPDCFVKLQIDPSLRLPVEPQVLRELGKLIPKERIKVH is encoded by the coding sequence ATGGTAAGGAAAGGAGACTTCGTCCACCTACACCTTCACTCCCAGTACTCGATTCTCGACGGAGCCATAAAGGTTAAAGACCTTGTGAAGAAGGCAAAGGAGCTCGGGATGCCGGCCGTGGCGATAACCGACCACGGAAACATGTTTGCATCCTATGAGCTCTACAAGGCCTGCAAGGAGGAGGGTATAAAGCCCATAATCGGCCAGGAGTTTTACATAGCTAAAGGTTCCAGGTTCGACCGGAAGAAAGGGGGAGAGGGTGAGAAGGGAAGTTACCACCTGATACTGCTGGCCAAGAACGACAAAGGCCTTAAAAATTTGATGAAGCTCAGCACAATCGGATTCACCGAGGGTTTCTACTACAAACCCAGAATAGATAAGGAAGTCCTTGAGAAGTACAGCGAGGGACTGATAGCCCTATCGGCCTGTATCCAGGGCGAGGTGCCGCTCCTTTATCTGATGGGAAAGGAGGAAGAGGCGAGGAGGGCCGCCCAGTGGTATAAGGAGCTCTTCGGGGAGGACTTTTACCTTGAGCTTCAGTACCACGGAATACCCGAACAGAAAAAGGCCAACGAGTTCCTGATAAAACTGGCGAAAGAGCTGGACATTGAGCTGGTTGCAACCAACGACGCCCACTACTTGAACAAGGAAGACTGGGAGGCCCACGACGTCCTGCTCTGCCTGCAGACCGGGAAGAAGCTCAGCGACGAGAAGAGAATGCGCTTTCCCAGCAGGGAGTTCTACGTAAAAGACGCCCAGGAGATGCTGGAAGTTTTTAAAGAGGTTCCCCAAGCGGTATTTAACACTTTAAAGATTGCCGAAAAGGTGGAAGAGAGGCTGGAAACCTTTGAAAACAAAGGTTACCTGCTTCCAAAGTACGAAGTGCCGGAGGGTCACACTTACGACTCTTTCCTGCGGAAACTGGCAGAGGAAGGGCTCGAGAGGAGGTTTAAAGAGCAGGGGATTACAGACGGCGAGAAAAAGCAGGTCTACTACGAGCGCCTAAACCACGAGCTGAAAATCATCAACGATATGGGCTTCCCGGGCTACTTCCTAATCGTTTGGGACTTCATAAACTGGGCCAAGAGGAACGGCATCCCCGTAGGGCCGGGAAGGGGTTCCGCCGCAGGCTCCCTCGTGGCCTATGCCATAGGAATTACCGACATAGACCCCATAAGGTTCAACCTGCTGTTTGAGAGGTTCCTAAACCCGGAAAGGGTAACGATGCCAGATATAGACGTTGATATCTGCCAAGACGGCCGAGACAGGGTTATCCAGTACGTTCGGGAGAAGTACGGCGAAGATAAGGTCTGCCAGATTATCACCTTCGGAACCATGAAGACAAAGATGGTTATCAGGGATGTGGGCAGGGTTCTGGGCATCCCGCCGAAGGAGGTAGATAAGTTAGCCAAGCTCATACCCGACGACGCAAAGAGCGTTGAGGACGCAGTTGAGAGGGCCCCGGAAATCAGGGAGCTTGCCGAAAAAGACGAGACTATAGCGAGGCTGATAAAGATAGCCAAAAGGCTTCAGGGGCTTGCAAGGCAAACGGGAGTTCACGCAGCCGGAGTGGTTATAGCCCCCGAAACCCTCACCGACTACATCCCCCTTGCAAAGAGCAAAGACGGCGACATAACAACCCAGTACGACATGGGGCAGGTTGAGGCCCTGGGCCTGCTGAAGATGGACTTCCTGGGCCTTAAAACCCTGACAATCATAGACAGAACCATAAAGCTCATCAAGGAGAGGCACGGGGTAGAGATAGTCCCGACGAAGCTGCCCCTTGACGACCCCGAAACGTTTAAGCTGCTGCAGTCGGGGAACACCGTAGGGGTGTTCCAGCTTGAATCCCGCGGAATGAGAAACTTGATGAAGAGGCTAAAGCCCAGCGTTTTCGAAGATATCATAGCCCTCGTGGCCCTTTACCGCCCCGGACCGCTTAACTCCGGAATGGCCGAGAGCTACATAAGGAGGAAGCACGGCCAGGAGGAGGTGGATTACATCTTCCCCGAGCTCGAGCCCGTTCTGAAAGAGACCTACGGCCTCTTCATCTATCAAGAGCAGATTATGCAGATAGCAAACATCCTTGCAGGTTACTCTTTGGGTGAGGCCGACCTTTTAAGGCGGGCAATGGGTAAGAAGAAGAAGGAGATTATGGAGGAGCAAAGAAGCATATTCGTAAGCAGGGCCGTTGAGAGGGGCTACCCGAGGGAGAAGATAGAGAAGCTCTTTGACGACATAGCGAAGTTTGCAGAGTACGGTTTTAACAAGTCCCACTCGGCCGCTTACGGCTTCCTTGCCTACGTAACCGCCTACCTGAAAGCCCACTACCCGAAAGAGCTGTTTGCAACTATGATGTCGATAGACTTTGACAAGACCGACGAAATCGTAAAGTTCATCAAGGACTGTAAGGAGAACGGAATAAACGTCCTTCCGCCCGACATCAACAGAAGCGGCGCATACTTTGAGATAGAGGGCGAGGCGATTAGGTTCGGCCTTGCAGGTATTAAAGGGGTTGGAGAGAAGGCCGCCCTCCACATAGAGGAAGTGCGAAAGGAGGGGGGTGAGTTTAAAGACCTGTTTGATTTCTGCAGGAGGGTAGACCTTAAAGTGGTTAACAGGAAGGTTATAGAGGCCCTGATAAAGGCCGGAGCTTTTGACTCAACGGGCATAAACAGAGCTTCCAACCTTGCGGCCCTCGACAGGGCCATGAACGCCGCCCAGAGCATTCAGAAATCCCAGAGCAAAGGGCTCCTCAGCCTCTTCGGAGAGGCCGAGAGCATAGTCCAGGTTGAGTTTCCGGAAGTTGAAGAGTGGCCGGAGAGGGTCAAACTGGAGTATGAGCGCCAGGCCATAGGCTTTTACCTTTCGGGCCACCCGCTACTTGAGTTCAAAGAGATAGTTACGCTTGCCTTTGACTCAACTGCCGAGAAGGAAGAGTGGAAAGACGGCCAAGAGCTCACTCTGGCCGGAGCGATAACGGACGTGAAGCTCCGAAGGACCCAAAGGGGCGACCTTTGGGCAACGGTGGAGCTTACCGACTTAGACGGCAGCACGTCGGTCCTTGTTTTCCCGAGCGTTTTCAAGGAGGCCGGAGAGCACCTTACAGAGGGGAACATAGTGGTGGTTAAGGGAAGCGTTAGGGAGGAGGAAGAGAGCAAGAGCGTAATAGCCAAGGAGATAGTTCCTCTGAACAGGGAGATAGTGGATAAAATAACGGAAGTTTCCATTAAGCTCAAAGGAGAGGAGATAACCGAGGAGCTCCTCAAAGAGCTTCACACCTTCATCCAGAACCACTCCTCTCCCGACGGTAAGCCGGTTGTAGTTGAGGCGGAGCTGCCCGACTGCTTTGTAAAATTGCAAATAGACCCGAGCCTCCGACTACCCGTTGAACCACAAGTTCTAAGGGAGCTCGGCAAGCTGATACCTAAGGAGAGAATAAAGGTCCACTGA
- a CDS encoding cold-shock protein, whose amino-acid sequence MEKLTGTVKWFDSKKGYGFITADNGQDVFVHYTGINGEGFRTLEEGERVSFNVMESDKGLKAVDVDRL is encoded by the coding sequence ATGGAGAAGCTCACAGGAACAGTAAAGTGGTTCGACTCTAAGAAGGGCTACGGCTTTATTACGGCCGACAACGGCCAGGACGTTTTCGTCCACTACACCGGCATCAACGGCGAGGGTTTCAGAACCCTTGAAGAGGGAGAGAGGGTCTCCTTCAACGTTATGGAGAGCGATAAAGGTCTTAAGGCCGTAGACGTAGACAGGCTTTAA
- the truD gene encoding tRNA pseudouridine(13) synthase TruD translates to MRVKSSPEAFKVEEVLKEPPGKSGPFRLYRLTKRGVEGLEALKTVAKRSGVPLSVISYGGIKDKNALTVQFLTVPKRFRLKTFKTEGLSLQEAGFARLPAKQLHAGNRFQIAVEGVKEPQEWRLELLKKWGIPNYYGEQRFNSVRGGKCLLHYRPGTKEALLHLFKGAGFESSRERKGKRAFERGDFKTAAELLRGWRREVAKALLKGATFEEAWRLIPREELEFQANLLQSWLFNEKLSGEVKRRCEQPLKLKYRGGTLLYPKEMIELPRTLEAFTLQSAELYSRELEKLRIDPENLKGYEGLFHSFRRESVVKPKEFKLERFENGFELSFLLPPGAYATNVLRFLFSAV, encoded by the coding sequence TTGAGAGTTAAATCATCGCCCGAAGCGTTTAAAGTGGAAGAGGTGCTCAAAGAGCCCCCCGGAAAGAGCGGCCCGTTCAGGCTCTACAGGCTCACAAAGAGGGGGGTTGAGGGCCTTGAAGCCTTGAAAACCGTAGCTAAAAGGAGCGGCGTTCCCCTCAGCGTAATCTCCTACGGGGGGATAAAGGATAAAAACGCCCTTACGGTTCAGTTCCTAACGGTTCCGAAGCGTTTTAGGCTAAAAACGTTCAAAACCGAAGGGCTGAGCCTGCAGGAGGCGGGGTTTGCGCGGTTGCCGGCCAAACAGCTACACGCCGGTAACAGGTTCCAGATAGCGGTAGAAGGGGTGAAAGAGCCCCAAGAGTGGCGACTGGAGCTCCTGAAGAAGTGGGGGATTCCCAACTACTACGGAGAGCAGCGCTTTAACTCCGTAAGGGGCGGGAAGTGTCTGCTCCACTACAGGCCGGGAACCAAAGAGGCTCTTCTGCACCTTTTTAAGGGTGCGGGCTTTGAGAGTTCGAGGGAGAGGAAGGGGAAAAGGGCCTTTGAGAGGGGGGACTTTAAAACGGCAGCTGAGCTCCTTAGGGGCTGGAGGCGAGAGGTTGCCAAAGCCCTGCTGAAGGGGGCAACCTTTGAAGAGGCGTGGAGGCTGATTCCCCGGGAAGAGCTTGAGTTCCAGGCGAACCTGCTCCAGAGCTGGCTGTTTAACGAGAAGCTCTCCGGCGAGGTAAAGAGAAGGTGTGAACAACCCCTTAAGCTCAAGTACAGGGGAGGGACCCTGCTGTACCCTAAAGAGATGATAGAGCTTCCCCGAACCTTAGAGGCCTTTACCCTCCAGTCGGCTGAGCTCTACAGCAGGGAGCTGGAGAAGCTCAGGATAGACCCAGAGAACCTCAAAGGCTACGAGGGGCTGTTCCACAGCTTCCGAAGGGAGAGCGTTGTAAAGCCGAAGGAGTTTAAGCTTGAACGGTTCGAAAACGGGTTTGAGCTGTCGTTCCTCCTCCCGCCCGGCGCTTACGCAACCAACGTTTTAAGGTTCCTCTTCTCTGCGGTTTAA
- a CDS encoding DUF4332 domain-containing protein: protein MKPVESIEGIGPKYGEKLRNAGIKTVEELLKKGSTPQGRRELAQKTGLDERLILDWVNRADLERVKGIGPQYAELLQRAGVNTVVELSKRNPENLLKKLEEVNREKKLVRKLPTLKQVKDWVEQAKALPRVVTY from the coding sequence ATGAAACCGGTAGAGTCAATCGAAGGAATCGGCCCCAAGTACGGGGAAAAGCTGCGAAACGCAGGGATTAAAACGGTTGAGGAGCTTCTAAAGAAAGGCTCCACACCCCAGGGAAGGAGGGAGCTTGCTCAGAAAACCGGCCTGGACGAGAGGCTAATCCTGGACTGGGTAAACAGGGCAGACCTTGAGCGGGTTAAGGGGATAGGCCCACAGTACGCCGAGCTCCTCCAGAGGGCCGGAGTTAACACTGTTGTGGAGCTCTCGAAGAGGAACCCCGAAAACCTCCTGAAGAAGTTAGAGGAGGTTAACAGGGAGAAGAAGTTGGTGAGGAAGCTCCCCACCCTGAAACAGGTAAAAGACTGGGTAGAGCAGGCAAAAGCGCTGCCGAGAGTGGTAACCTACTGA
- the pstC gene encoding phosphate ABC transporter permease subunit PstC encodes MNRQSRFLNLLFSKFALAATLLVVIILFALFVVLYKESSLSIHTFGVWHFITSKVWNPPMEKFGGAPAIFGTVVSTIISILIAVPVAIGIAIFLTEIAPHPLRTPVGVAIELLAAIPSIIYGMWGLFFFAPFMRDYLQPVIHATLGKLPLIGQWFSGYTPGIGLLTASIVLSIMILPFTAAIARDSFNMVPDILKESAYALGATKWDVMKDVVIPYAKLGVVGGVILSLGRALGETMAVTFVMGNQPVIPHSLLEPATSITVTLANEFTEADTDLYLSSLFYLALILFVMSFLVISIGKFFFLKKVER; translated from the coding sequence ATGAACAGGCAGAGCCGCTTCTTAAACCTGCTCTTTAGCAAATTTGCCCTTGCGGCCACCCTCCTTGTGGTGATTATCCTCTTTGCCCTCTTCGTGGTTCTTTATAAAGAGTCTTCGCTCTCCATACACACCTTTGGGGTATGGCACTTCATAACCTCTAAGGTCTGGAACCCCCCTATGGAGAAGTTCGGCGGCGCTCCCGCCATATTTGGAACCGTTGTGAGCACGATTATTTCAATACTCATAGCGGTTCCCGTTGCCATAGGAATTGCCATTTTCCTTACCGAGATTGCCCCCCACCCCTTGAGAACTCCGGTAGGGGTAGCCATAGAGCTTCTTGCCGCCATTCCCTCAATCATCTACGGAATGTGGGGCCTCTTCTTCTTCGCCCCCTTTATGCGCGACTACCTTCAGCCCGTTATACACGCAACTTTAGGGAAGCTACCGCTCATCGGCCAGTGGTTCTCCGGCTACACGCCCGGCATAGGGCTCCTTACCGCCTCTATAGTCCTCTCGATAATGATTCTCCCCTTTACAGCCGCAATAGCCAGGGACTCCTTTAACATGGTTCCGGACATCCTAAAAGAGTCTGCCTACGCCCTCGGGGCTACAAAGTGGGACGTTATGAAAGACGTTGTTATCCCCTACGCCAAGCTCGGCGTGGTGGGCGGAGTTATCCTGTCTCTGGGTAGGGCACTGGGCGAAACCATGGCCGTAACGTTCGTTATGGGTAACCAACCGGTTATACCCCACTCCCTCTTAGAGCCCGCCACATCCATTACCGTTACCCTCGCAAACGAGTTTACCGAGGCCGACACCGACCTCTACCTCTCGAGCCTCTTCTACCTTGCCCTCATACTCTTCGTAATGAGCTTCCTCGTAATCAGCATAGGTAAGTTCTTCTTCCTCAAAAAAGTAGAGAGGTAG